A stretch of the Lolium perenne isolate Kyuss_39 chromosome 3, Kyuss_2.0, whole genome shotgun sequence genome encodes the following:
- the LOC139838249 gene encoding uncharacterized protein yields the protein MLPLFCHSDDEETPTLDVAARTSTSHTLVISEKPVEGEESSPPQQNVDTSTPSSPRAPSPKRARVEKIVDPAPQLGSSSPPLLDDPMIKDLLRIGSQFIGYREYANRAEEKFAEANERADALAQKLEQSEAARKKAELAASKAKVEADEAKAKAAGVEELQKKLEDATTALDELKAAQASRDEGILKRLKSQSRRTLTQTNQDFDLDNPVNDPLLDALSLLEFHGREIREGVANANAGLSALFPYFFPKKEEPATFLNLAKMFNASEDLGLKMRQENMKVLCREYLCCPGCLTANVRLIG from the exons atgctgccactattttgtcacagtgatgatgaagaaactccaactttagatgtggctgctcgaacgagcacgtcacatactttagtaatttcagaaaaaccagttgaaggggaggaatcgtcgcctcctcaacaaaatgttgatacatctactccttcgagcccccgtgccccttcaccaaaaagggcacgggttgaaaagattgttgatcctgcccctcagttgggcagttcgtcgcccccgctcctagatgat cctatgatcaaggatcttctccgcatcggttcccaatttattgggtaccgtgaatatgctaatagagccgaag agaaatttgcagaggctaacgaacgcgccgacgcactggctcaaaaacttgagcaaagtgaggcggctcgcaagaaagccgaactcgctgctagcaaagccaaggtcgaagctgatgaagctaaggcgaaagctgctggtgtcgaggaactgcagaagaaacttgaggatgcgacaactgccttggatgagctcaaagctgcacaagcttctcgtgacgaaggaatcctcaagcgtttgaagtcgcaaagtcgacgtactctga cccaaacaaaccaggattttgatctggataatcctgtcaacgatcctctccttgacgcactttctcttctggagtttcacgggcgcgaaattcgtgaaggcgtggcaaatgctaatgcaggattgtcagcgttgttcccttatttctttccgaagaaagaagaacccgcaactttccttaaccttgccaagatgtttaatgcttcggaagacctgggattgaagatgcgtcaggagaatatgaaggttctttGTCGAGAGTATctttgttgccctggttgcttgACAGCCAACgtacgcttgattggatga